Proteins encoded in a region of the Nicotiana tomentosiformis chromosome 9, ASM39032v3, whole genome shotgun sequence genome:
- the LOC104099091 gene encoding uncharacterized protein, with amino-acid sequence MAIKLVISGLTWNNTNACAPQVSLDEEVKKHFWKDLDEVVQCIPQTEKIVLGGNFNGHIGSTSRGYDDVHNGFDFEVRNDGGVSFLDFAKAFELDIANSRFQKKKEHLVTFQIMVVKTQIDYLSSGSVTKIYERIARLSRVRISLPNIGSW; translated from the coding sequence ATGGCTATCAAATTAGTTATTAGTGGGCTCACTTGGAATAATACTAATGCTTGTGCGCCACAAGTGAGCTTGGATGAGGAGGTCAAAAAGCACTTTTGGAAGGATTTGGACGAGGTTGTTCAATGTATCCCACAAACCGAGAAGATAGTCTTAGGAGGAAACTTCAATGGCCATATCGGCTCTACTTCGAGGGGTTATGATGATGTGCATAACGGTTTTGATTTTGAAGTTAGGAATGATGGAGGGGTTTCCTTTTTGGATTTTGCAAAAGCTTTTGAGTTGGATATCGCTAATTCGAGGTTTCAGAAGAAGAAGGAGCACTTAGTTACTTTCCAAATCATGGTGGTCAAGACCCAAATTGATTACCTATCTTCAGGAAGTGTGACAAAGATCTATGAACGGATTGCAAGGTTATCTCGAGTGAGAATCTCATTACCCAATATAGGCTCTTGGTAA